From the Paraburkholderia sp. PREW-6R genome, one window contains:
- a CDS encoding saccharopine dehydrogenase NADP-binding domain-containing protein — MKVAIVGAGLIGHTIAHMLRETGDYEVVAFDRDQHALDKLAAQGISTRRVDSADAAALRGAMQGFDALVNALPYYLAVNVASAAKRAGVHYFDLTEDVRATHAIRAIADDADHAFMPQCGLAPGFIGIAAHELANRFTEIRDVKMRVGALPEFPTNALKYNLTWSVDGLINEYCQPCEAIRDSRTQWVQPLEGLEHFSLDGTEYEAFNTSGGLGTLCETLSGRVESLDYKSVRYPGHRNLMQFLLEDLRLSSDRDTLKSIMRRSVPSTAQDVVLVFITVSGMRDGQLVQEVFTRKIFAKTVCGVPMSAIQITTAGAMCAVLDLFRERKLPQKGFVRQEQVSLQDFLANRFGQLYEGQTLNAMATV; from the coding sequence ATGAAAGTAGCCATCGTTGGCGCAGGCCTGATCGGTCACACCATCGCGCATATGCTGCGTGAAACCGGCGACTACGAGGTCGTCGCATTCGACCGCGACCAGCACGCGCTCGACAAGCTCGCCGCTCAAGGTATCTCGACCCGTCGCGTGGATTCCGCCGACGCCGCCGCGCTGCGCGGCGCGATGCAGGGCTTCGACGCACTGGTGAACGCGCTGCCTTACTACCTTGCGGTGAACGTGGCGTCGGCCGCTAAAAGAGCGGGCGTGCATTACTTCGACCTGACCGAGGACGTGCGGGCCACTCACGCGATCCGTGCGATCGCCGACGACGCCGATCATGCATTCATGCCGCAATGCGGTCTGGCGCCAGGGTTCATCGGCATTGCCGCGCATGAGCTGGCAAACCGCTTCACCGAAATCCGCGACGTCAAGATGCGCGTGGGCGCACTGCCTGAATTCCCGACTAATGCGCTGAAGTACAACCTGACATGGAGCGTCGACGGATTGATCAACGAGTACTGCCAACCGTGCGAGGCGATCCGCGACAGCCGCACGCAATGGGTGCAGCCGCTGGAAGGCCTCGAGCACTTTTCACTCGACGGCACCGAGTACGAAGCCTTCAACACGTCGGGCGGGCTGGGCACGTTGTGCGAGACGCTGTCGGGGCGTGTCGAATCGCTTGACTACAAGTCGGTTCGTTATCCGGGGCATCGCAACCTGATGCAATTCCTGCTGGAGGATCTGCGTCTTTCGAGCGACCGTGACACGCTAAAGAGCATCATGCGCCGTTCGGTGCCGTCGACGGCGCAGGACGTGGTGCTCGTCTTCATCACCGTGAGCGGGATGCGCGACGGCCAGCTGGTGCAGGAAGTCTTCACCCGCAAAATCTTCGCAAAGACGGTGTGCGGCGTGCCGATGAGCGCGATCCAGATCACGACGGCCGGTGCGATGTGCGCGGTGCTCGACCTGTTTCGCGAGCGCAAGCTGCCGCAAAAGGGTTTCGTGCGGCAGGAGCAGGTGTCGCTGCAAGACTTTCTGGCGAACCGCTTCGGGCAGTTGTACGAAGGGCAGACGCTGAACGCCATGGCGACCGTATAG
- a CDS encoding Lrp/AsnC family transcriptional regulator: MRPPRLDQLDELDRNLVALLQANARESVANLARQLDVARTTVIARIARLERSQVIAGYSVRLGQDVLDSSIQAYVGIIIAPKHGPAVQKRLGKMPEVQMLCAVSGEFDYVAWLRADSPDRLNDLLDQIGGLEGVERTTTSIILARKIDRGMS, translated from the coding sequence ATGAGACCACCGCGCCTCGACCAGCTCGACGAACTCGACCGCAACCTCGTTGCGCTGTTGCAAGCCAACGCCCGCGAAAGCGTCGCCAATCTTGCCCGTCAGCTCGACGTGGCGCGTACCACCGTGATCGCACGGATTGCGCGGCTCGAACGCAGTCAGGTGATCGCAGGCTATAGCGTGCGGCTTGGGCAGGACGTGCTCGATTCGAGCATCCAGGCGTATGTCGGAATCATCATCGCGCCGAAGCACGGCCCCGCCGTCCAGAAGCGTCTGGGCAAAATGCCCGAGGTGCAGATGCTGTGCGCGGTGAGCGGCGAGTTCGATTACGTGGCCTGGCTGCGCGCGGATTCGCCCGATCGTCTGAACGATCTGCTCGACCAGATCGGCGGACTCGAAGGCGTGGAGCGCACCACGACGTCGATCATTCTCGCGCGCAAGATCGACCGTGGAATGAGCTGA
- a CDS encoding Spy/CpxP family protein refolding chaperone produces the protein MKKALVMLASAVAMSGAFAQASAPAAAPASASAPASGKAGHERNVEDRIAYLHSQLKITPAQETQWNAFADVMRSNGQTMGELFQQRRAAANLSALDDMKQYATIAQAHADGMKKLVDAFDPLYNSFSPEQKKLADATFHQPGGSGGPRHHGKGRIGKVSPAPASDASASQ, from the coding sequence ATGAAAAAAGCACTGGTAATGCTGGCCTCCGCAGTCGCGATGAGCGGCGCATTCGCACAAGCTTCCGCGCCTGCCGCGGCACCGGCAAGCGCCTCCGCGCCGGCGTCCGGCAAGGCTGGCCACGAGCGCAATGTCGAAGACCGCATCGCCTATCTCCACTCGCAACTGAAGATCACCCCGGCACAGGAAACGCAATGGAACGCGTTTGCCGACGTGATGCGCAGCAACGGCCAGACGATGGGCGAACTGTTCCAGCAACGGCGCGCCGCGGCCAACTTGTCCGCGCTCGACGACATGAAGCAATACGCGACGATCGCGCAAGCGCACGCTGACGGCATGAAGAAGCTGGTCGACGCATTCGATCCGCTGTACAACAGCTTCTCGCCTGAACAGAAGAAGCTCGCTGACGCAACCTTCCATCAGCCGGGCGGTTCTGGCGGTCCCCGTCACCATGGCAAAGGCAGGATCGGCAAGGTTTCGCCGGCGCCTGCGAGCGACGCATCGGCCAGTCAGTAA
- a CDS encoding PGDYG domain-containing protein, which produces MTELKNLDLSQDADAQRVVKNETVSVAFAAAAGELMSLEGPNRYAPGDALITGSTGERWVVSRARFDAKYLPVDPALAHGEPGAYRNRPAVVLAKQMHQAFSLARSAEGGDVLRGAAGDWIMQYAPGDYGVVQAARFAKVYRRAD; this is translated from the coding sequence ATGACTGAACTGAAAAATCTCGACCTGAGTCAGGATGCTGACGCGCAACGCGTCGTCAAGAACGAAACGGTGAGCGTGGCTTTCGCCGCCGCCGCCGGCGAGTTGATGAGCCTCGAAGGCCCGAACCGCTATGCCCCCGGCGACGCACTGATCACCGGATCGACAGGCGAGCGCTGGGTCGTCTCCCGCGCGCGCTTCGACGCCAAGTACCTGCCCGTGGATCCCGCACTCGCGCATGGCGAGCCCGGCGCGTATCGCAACCGCCCTGCCGTCGTGCTCGCCAAACAGATGCACCAGGCGTTTTCGCTCGCCCGCTCCGCGGAAGGCGGCGACGTGCTGCGCGGCGCGGCCGGCGACTGGATCATGCAGTACGCGCCCGGTGACTATGGCGTCGTGCAAGCCGCACGGTTTGCCAAGGTCTACCGGCGCGCGGACTGA
- a CDS encoding DUF3022 domain-containing protein: MEAYQYDCASPEFEELARVISDLFPEQTQFIQRAPEEGDTPALAIHWVAMRFGAAARRIVMTVVISPAAWARYRALPARLRGRSFAVLRAYVEASIGSLEEQYANGEAVPRDVTVDLGDEFA; this comes from the coding sequence ATGGAAGCTTACCAATACGATTGCGCGAGTCCCGAATTCGAGGAACTGGCGCGCGTCATCAGCGATCTCTTTCCCGAGCAGACGCAGTTCATCCAGCGGGCGCCGGAAGAGGGCGATACGCCGGCGTTGGCGATTCACTGGGTCGCGATGCGTTTCGGCGCAGCAGCGCGCCGGATCGTGATGACGGTGGTAATTTCGCCAGCCGCGTGGGCCCGTTATCGCGCACTGCCGGCGCGCTTGCGCGGCCGCAGTTTCGCGGTATTGCGTGCGTATGTGGAGGCGAGCATCGGCTCGCTCGAAGAGCAGTATGCGAACGGCGAGGCGGTGCCGCGCGACGTCACCGTGGATCTGGGAGATGAATTCGCGTAG
- a CDS encoding YhfC family intramembrane metalloprotease, translated as MVVAPITLSSLALATLLVAALPFLIYRRLRRPLHLNPRDAITGIAVFALFAMVIERALNDYVLHRNAATAEFLSNPVAFVIYGALAAGICEEVGRFIGMRLLFRRASTKPALTGGLNDGTALTYGLGHGGAEAWLVGVLVQIQWILFAIFENRGQLDGYLSNLPTESVMRIHLILASLTPQTAGIFALERVAALVFQIGLSVLMWRGVRAGWRAILPLAIVLHAAVDVPAALFQAQLVPLVAVDGVYAIGALIVAGLLVRTVRRPVVAA; from the coding sequence ATGGTTGTTGCACCGATTACCCTGTCGAGCCTCGCCCTCGCGACGCTGCTGGTCGCCGCTTTACCTTTTCTGATCTACCGCCGCCTGCGCAGGCCGCTCCATCTGAATCCGCGCGACGCCATTACCGGCATTGCCGTATTCGCGCTGTTCGCCATGGTGATCGAACGCGCGCTCAATGATTACGTGTTGCATCGGAACGCAGCCACGGCCGAATTTCTGTCGAACCCCGTCGCGTTCGTGATTTACGGCGCGCTCGCCGCGGGCATTTGCGAAGAAGTCGGGCGCTTCATCGGTATGCGTCTGCTGTTCAGGCGTGCGAGCACGAAGCCCGCGCTGACCGGCGGCCTGAACGACGGCACCGCGTTGACGTACGGCCTTGGGCACGGCGGCGCGGAGGCGTGGCTGGTCGGCGTGCTCGTCCAGATTCAATGGATTCTGTTCGCGATTTTTGAGAATCGCGGCCAGCTTGACGGCTACCTCAGCAATCTGCCGACCGAGTCCGTGATGCGTATTCACCTGATCCTCGCGAGTCTCACGCCGCAGACCGCAGGCATCTTCGCGCTGGAGCGCGTGGCCGCGCTGGTGTTCCAGATCGGGCTGTCGGTGCTGATGTGGCGCGGCGTGCGTGCGGGTTGGCGCGCGATCCTGCCGCTCGCAATCGTGCTGCACGCGGCGGTGGATGTGCCGGCCGCGCTCTTTCAGGCGCAGCTCGTGCCGCTCGTGGCGGTGGATGGCGTGTACGCGATCGGCGCGCTGATCGTCGCGGGGCTGCTGGTCAGGACGGTTCGCCGGCCAGTCGTGGCGGCCTGA
- a CDS encoding LacI family DNA-binding transcriptional regulator, translating to MSSTPLAARRRATITDVAREAGTGKTSISRYLNGETSVLSPELRARIEAAIERLDYQPNQMARGLKRGRNRLIGMLLADLTNPYTVEVLQGVEAACHALGLMPLICHAANEVEMERRYLQLLTTYRVEGVIVNALGVREETLRPVGGGGIPAVLVDRSVDGLTADMVGLDNRAAAELGTRHLLDAGFDEIWFVVQPFEQVSSRQVRETAFREVMSAQTGGGMARGRTLVLDLADPREVERSLCTLDRTIDATPRAPADAARHAGADTAPKARPVALFAANAPVALCLALHLKARYGDDWQTRVALLSIDDPEWAELTGVTTIRQPTYEIGYRAVELLHERIEGVQTSARDYLLPGELIVRASTSR from the coding sequence ATGAGTTCGACGCCGCTTGCTGCCCGGCGCCGCGCCACGATCACCGACGTCGCGCGCGAAGCCGGCACTGGCAAGACCAGCATCTCGCGCTATCTGAACGGCGAGACGAGCGTGCTGTCGCCGGAATTGCGCGCGCGGATCGAGGCGGCGATCGAGCGACTCGACTACCAGCCGAACCAGATGGCGCGCGGGCTCAAGCGCGGCCGCAACCGTCTGATCGGCATGCTGCTCGCCGACCTGACGAATCCGTACACCGTGGAAGTGCTGCAAGGCGTGGAAGCGGCCTGTCACGCCCTCGGGCTGATGCCGCTGATTTGTCACGCGGCGAACGAAGTCGAGATGGAGCGGCGCTATCTGCAACTGCTCACCACGTATCGCGTGGAAGGCGTGATCGTCAACGCGCTGGGCGTGCGCGAGGAAACGCTGCGGCCGGTGGGCGGCGGCGGTATTCCGGCGGTGCTCGTGGATCGTTCCGTCGACGGGCTCACCGCCGACATGGTCGGGCTCGACAACCGCGCGGCGGCGGAGCTGGGCACGCGGCATCTGCTTGATGCCGGCTTCGACGAGATCTGGTTTGTCGTTCAGCCGTTCGAGCAGGTAAGTTCGCGGCAAGTGCGAGAGACGGCGTTTCGCGAGGTCATGAGCGCGCAGACTGGCGGCGGTATGGCGCGCGGTCGTACGCTGGTGCTCGATCTTGCCGACCCTCGCGAGGTCGAGCGCAGCCTTTGCACGCTGGATCGTACGATCGACGCGACGCCTCGCGCGCCCGCCGATGCAGCCCGTCACGCCGGCGCCGACACGGCCCCAAAGGCGCGCCCTGTCGCATTGTTCGCGGCGAATGCGCCGGTCGCGCTGTGTCTCGCACTGCATCTGAAAGCGCGTTATGGCGACGACTGGCAAACGCGCGTCGCGCTTCTTTCCATCGACGACCCGGAGTGGGCCGAATTGACCGGCGTCACGACCATCCGCCAGCCGACCTATGAGATCGGCTATCGCGCGGTCGAGCTGCTGCATGAGCGTATCGAAGGCGTTCAGACGAGCGCGCGCGATTACCTGCTGCCGGGTGAACTGATCGTGCGGGCATCCACTTCCCGTTGA
- a CDS encoding D-glycerate dehydrogenase — protein sequence MKKIVAWKPLPDDVLAYLQQHAEVVQVDPTQHDAFVAALKEADGGIGSSVKITPAMLEGASRLKALSTISVGFDQFDVDDLTRRGIVLAHTPDVLTESTADTVFALILASARRVVELADWVKAGEWKESIGPSHFGVDVQGKTLGIVGLGRIGGAVARRAALGFNMTVLYTNRSPNPQAEQAYGARRVELSELLATADFVCLQVPLTPQTRHMIGAAELQAMKRSAILINASRGATVNEQALIEALRDGTIHGAGLDVFETEPLPADSPLLGMANVVALPHIGSATHETRHAMARNAAENLVAALDGTLSNNIVNREVLRK from the coding sequence ATGAAAAAGATCGTCGCATGGAAGCCGCTGCCCGATGACGTGCTCGCTTATCTGCAGCAACACGCGGAGGTGGTGCAGGTCGATCCCACCCAGCACGACGCGTTCGTCGCCGCGTTGAAAGAGGCCGACGGCGGCATCGGTTCGAGCGTGAAGATCACGCCGGCCATGCTCGAAGGCGCGAGCCGGCTAAAAGCGTTGTCCACGATTTCGGTCGGCTTCGATCAGTTCGACGTGGACGACCTCACGCGCCGCGGCATTGTGCTCGCACACACGCCCGACGTGCTTACCGAATCCACCGCCGACACGGTTTTCGCACTCATTCTCGCGTCCGCGCGGCGCGTGGTCGAACTCGCGGACTGGGTGAAGGCGGGCGAGTGGAAGGAAAGCATCGGGCCGTCGCACTTTGGCGTCGACGTGCAGGGCAAGACGCTCGGCATCGTCGGCCTGGGGCGGATTGGCGGTGCGGTCGCGCGGCGCGCGGCGCTGGGTTTCAACATGACCGTGCTGTACACGAACCGCAGCCCGAATCCGCAAGCGGAACAGGCGTATGGCGCACGCCGCGTCGAATTGTCCGAATTGCTCGCCACGGCCGATTTCGTCTGCCTGCAAGTGCCGCTCACGCCGCAAACGAGGCATATGATCGGCGCGGCCGAACTTCAGGCCATGAAGAGAAGCGCGATCCTGATCAACGCGTCGCGCGGCGCGACGGTGAACGAACAGGCGCTGATCGAAGCGTTGCGCGACGGCACGATCCACGGCGCGGGTCTGGACGTCTTCGAAACCGAACCGCTGCCGGCCGACTCGCCGCTGCTCGGGATGGCGAACGTGGTCGCGCTGCCGCACATCGGCTCGGCAACGCATGAAACCCGCCATGCGATGGCGCGCAACGCAGCGGAGAATCTGGTCGCCGCGCTCGACGGCACGTTGTCGAACAATATCGTCAATCGTGAGGTCCTGCGCAAGTGA
- a CDS encoding MFS transporter, whose product MTSSLAIRRWWTIMPIVFITYSLAYLDRANFGFASAAGINQDLGISKGLSSLIGALFFLGYFFFQIPGAIYAERRSVKKLVFWSLILWGGCAALTGMVSNIPSLMVIRFVLGVVEAAVMPAMLIFISNWFTKSERSRANTFLILGNPVTVLWMSVVSGYLVHSFGWRHMFIAEGIPAVVWAVCWWFIVQDKPQQVAWLTREQKDDLANTLRAEQATIKPVRNYSEAFRTPAVIKLCAQYFCWSIGVYGFVLWLPSILKNGSTLGMVETGWLSALPYLAATIAMLAASWASDKLNRRRLFVWPFLLIGAVAFAASYALGSSHFWLSYALLVIAGAAMYAPYGPFFAIVPELLPKNVAGGAMALINSMGALGSFVGSYVVGYLNGATGSPAASYAFMSVALIASVILTLMVKAQPQPEAAEQRERAHPTVARKIG is encoded by the coding sequence ATGACCTCATCGCTTGCGATTCGCCGCTGGTGGACGATCATGCCGATCGTATTCATCACCTACAGCCTGGCTTATCTCGACCGAGCAAACTTCGGTTTCGCGTCGGCGGCCGGCATCAATCAGGACCTCGGGATCAGCAAGGGATTGTCGTCGCTGATCGGCGCGCTGTTTTTCCTCGGCTATTTCTTTTTTCAGATTCCGGGTGCGATTTACGCTGAACGCCGCAGCGTCAAGAAGCTCGTGTTCTGGAGTCTCATTCTGTGGGGCGGTTGCGCGGCGCTGACCGGCATGGTGAGCAATATTCCGTCGCTGATGGTGATCCGCTTCGTGCTCGGCGTGGTCGAAGCGGCCGTGATGCCCGCCATGCTGATCTTCATCAGCAACTGGTTCACGAAGAGCGAGCGCTCGCGCGCCAACACGTTCCTGATTCTCGGCAATCCGGTGACGGTCCTCTGGATGTCGGTCGTGTCGGGCTATCTCGTGCATTCGTTCGGCTGGCGGCACATGTTCATTGCCGAGGGCATACCCGCCGTCGTGTGGGCCGTGTGCTGGTGGTTCATCGTGCAGGACAAGCCGCAGCAGGTTGCCTGGCTCACGCGTGAGCAGAAGGACGATCTCGCCAATACGCTGCGCGCCGAGCAGGCCACGATCAAGCCGGTGCGCAACTATAGCGAAGCGTTCCGCACGCCCGCGGTGATCAAACTGTGCGCGCAGTACTTCTGCTGGAGCATCGGCGTGTATGGCTTTGTGCTCTGGCTGCCGTCCATTCTGAAGAACGGCTCCACGCTCGGCATGGTCGAAACGGGCTGGCTGTCGGCGCTGCCCTATCTGGCCGCGACGATTGCGATGCTTGCCGCTTCGTGGGCATCCGATAAACTCAATCGCCGCAGACTGTTCGTGTGGCCGTTTCTGCTGATCGGCGCAGTGGCGTTCGCGGCGTCGTATGCGCTCGGCTCGTCGCATTTCTGGCTGTCGTATGCGTTGCTCGTGATCGCGGGCGCGGCCATGTACGCGCCGTATGGTCCGTTCTTCGCGATCGTGCCCGAGCTTTTACCGAAGAATGTGGCAGGCGGTGCGATGGCGCTGATCAACAGCATGGGTGCACTCGGTTCGTTCGTGGGCTCGTACGTGGTCGGCTATCTGAACGGCGCGACAGGCTCGCCGGCGGCGTCCTACGCGTTCATGAGCGTGGCGCTGATCGCCTCCGTGATCCTCACGCTGATGGTCAAGGCGCAACCGCAGCCCGAAGCCGCGGAGCAACGCGAGCGTGCCCATCCCACCGTTGCAAGGAAAATTGGCTGA